A DNA window from Malus domestica chromosome 12, GDT2T_hap1 contains the following coding sequences:
- the LOC103449735 gene encoding disease resistance protein RPS4-like — protein MADPMTTKTSSPLPPFPTPPLKYEVFVSFRGLDTRKGFTDHLYNALVRDGIHTFRDEEQLESGKPISKELAEAIAESQIFVVVLSRNYATSTWCLDELASMVELAANDESRLILPVFYDVTPSEVRKQTGVCFEEAFAKHEKDFEGETEKVTRWKSSLTTIADLSGFDLRHYRYETQPIGQIVERIFGELNNTNHMLSNDLKDFVGTDQVDKIESNMRSSIGSEEVCIIGICGMPGVGKSTIAKALSQRIRNEFEGFSFISKVGEISKKQSLFHIQEQLCDHLLDRKVTTKDVNKVISERLCRKRVLIILDNVDELEQIEAVAGKDGKNFYNRFGKGSRIIVTTTDETLLTKYKPKLLYKVEKLTDKEALLLFCRKAFNEDCPINGYEKLSYEFVDQCDGLPLALEVLGSSLLERSVEEWSSTLASLKDHNYSGEERIIGTLKVSYYGLTHSEQKKMFLDVACFFNGEDVCRVKKIFESCGYYPGSNIKILREKNLVSIIGGKLWMHDLLQKMGREIVRGENEEKGKRSRLWLCTDALHVIKKYKGTDAVKGIFLSSPKEEKVHLKKDTFLNMDDLKLLKIHNVIFSGCVESLSDELRFLEWHEYPLKLLPSSFEPENLVELHLPGSKIEKLWEEFEKPLETLVILNLTDCEKLIETPDFGKVPNLEQLILKGCTCLSEVPDIINLRSLMTFILSGCSRLEKLPEIGEDMKQLRELYLDGTAIEVLPTSIKHLTGLTVLNLKDCKNLLSLPDIICTSLTSLQTLTISGCANLKELPENLGCLNCLLELDASGTAIKQLPASIKDLTRLSKLYLRYCKNLCSLPATICTSLTLLQILNLSGCSNLDELPENLGSLECLQELYAGGTAISEVPESISQLSQLGELVLDDCSKLRSWPRLPFSIRWVRAHNCPLLEGAHSDKIMVWNSTAAGFSFIDRRSDKTKGQAYWLPPKYLLRESYQTYFEDSIHRSTMLEYSYRSNKIPAWLSRQSTESSVAIPLPRDVDGISKWMGLALCFVCVAAQKHDNLEDEPEFDEKSQSNLTRNFRIDLYTTEDPHERPQVLNYGDLDFTGPFIHWLYIPRTGLEECSNKRFIRALITPDSPEVKVKECGASQINSEHVTTFVSKMIKHNKNFCNGHQPEEEDENEDGMRSVPSTSGVQIQQELQKEETTSSTPIVGQLRRNVVSLLEKLFEGLRRGLPNIHDYGFIFSRREKLQWFSEQSTTSACTVNLTLPPYLHNDEKWAGLSLYVVCSLPQGVQFGRIYYECHLYTPIEAVGVEALMHRLMLWSPLDNNVGSHRLLIVHIPRVRFPERLNRCRFIQALFGCRTPGVKVEMCGMRLVYDQDLKGLIQTITHCTTTTGRPVYYGTGDFTDTKKYNGISLGCTSLLMNFLEAAKSTEHSSVSEVCPRFMPLDFRPKTDSAEESQQERKRTSACQDEATGSNWDFLRREIALSLGINYEFLQQEIVCSYGHANNISLDQSRLLDFDRDLIYNSCFPPNEIIDWFEGKSRDHSVKVSLPPNLCEDTNWRGLALCAYFSVLDHSTTDHENLDLDISHNLTCLLETDKGSLDSPHSYCTPKQEFKWLNRMGGFIWLSYIPRCWFSNQLNEGGHLEASIVSDCGSLGVHRCGLRLIYLKDEEGLKETIMHCMTSLSDINEGEEKQNQDCEVGSSSITGVDIVNPHLEKSEQPSDKKWIFDCYSIYNACFPSSISLEWFGDQSNGSSVIIPLPPNLYSDTNWKGLALRAYFSVGENPTAELDNLNRDIPHHLICHLESERGTIEPLHDYCTTNEEFQWLYFGGFIWVAYIPRASFLDQLNGCSILKASIASDHEACNVHSCGLGLVNQHDQEEFEEALFHNMMLLSDKKGKNKQCAEGNSESSSRCSSYITKPHLERLVKPSHRKWDFDRFSVYNSCFPSNIDLEWFGHQSNDYSLTISLPQNLNMDSNWLGLAVCANFAILEHLTSEIDNLDIPAISHNLSCHFESDKGNSLHHYCTSKEEFMWLHLGGFVWVSYIPRAWFSDQLNECSSLEASVVSDHEAFSVHKCGLRLLYQYDEEEFTQAILQYMTSLCDKKGKNKQTPS, from the exons ATACGAGACACAACCGATTGGACAGATAGTTGAACGTATTTTCGGTGAATTGAATAACACAAATCACATGTTGTCAAATGATCTAAAGGACTTCGTTGGTACGGATCAAGTAGATAAAATCGAATCCAACATGCGTTCGTCTATAGGGTCGGAAGAAGTTTGTATAATTGGGATTTGTGGGATGCCAGGAGTTGGTAAGAGTACCATTGCAAAAGCTCTTTCTCAAAGAATTCGCAATGAATTTGAAGGTTTCAGTTTCATTTCTAAGGTTGGAGAGATATctaaaaaacaaagtttatTTCACATCCAAGAACAACTATGTGATCACTTATTGGATAGAAAAGTAACTACGAAGGATGTCAACAAAGTGATAAGTGAGAGATTGTGCCGCAAACGGGTTCTGATAATTCTCGACAACGTGGATGAATTAGAACAAATAGAAGCTGTAGCTGGAAAGGATGGCAAAAATTTTTATAACCGGTTTGGTAAGGGTAGCAGAATCATTGTAACCACAACAGATGAAACGCTGTTGACAAAGTATAAGCCAAAATTACTATACAAGGTTGAGAAACTTACTGACAAGGAAGCTCTTCTTCTCTTCTGCCGGAAAGCCTTCAACGAGGATTGTCCTATAAATGGCTATGAGAAATTGTCTTATGAATTTGTAGATCAATGTGATGGTCTTCCTTTGGCTCTTGAAGTGTTGGGTTCCTCCCTCCTGGAAAGAAGTGTGGAAGAATGGTCCAGCACGTTGGCTTCTTTGAAAGATCATAATTATTCAGGCGAGGAGAGAATTATTGGTACTCTTAAAGTAAGTTATTATGGATTAACGCATTCAGAACagaagaaaatgtttttggacgTCGCATGTTTCTTCAATGGGGAGGATGTTTGTCGGGTAAAAAAGATATTTGAAAGTTGTGGCTACTATCCAGGTAGCAATATAAAGATTCTACGCGAGAAAAATTTGGTAAGCATCATAGGAGGAAAATTGTGGATGCATGATTTACTACAAAAAATGGGCAGAGAAATTGTTCGTGGAGAAAATGAAGAGAAGGGAAAACGCAGCAGATTGTGGCTTTGCACAGATGCCCTTCATGTAATAAAGAAATATAAG GGGACAGATGCTGTTAAAGGCATTTTCTTAAGCTCGCCTAAGGAAGAGAAAGTACACTTGAAGAAAGACACATTCTTAAATATGGACGATCTAAAATTGTTGAAAATTCACAATGTGATATTTTCTGGATGCGTGGAGTCTCTTTCAGATGAGTTAAGGTTCTTGGAATGGCACGAATATCCTTTAAAATTGCTGCCTTCAAGTTTTGAACCCGAAAACCTTGTTGAACTGCACTTGCCTGGAAGCAAAATAGAGAAATTATGGGAGGAATTTGAGAAG CCTTTGGAAACGTTGGTAATACTCAACCTTACTGATTGTGAAAAGTTGATCGAGACCCCCGACTTCGGCAAAGTCCCAAACCTTGAGCAGCTAATCCTTAAAGGTTGCACATGCTTGTCTGAGGTTCCCGATATAATCAACTTGAGATCTCTTATGACTTTCATTCTTTCGGGATGTTCCAGACTTGAAAAGCTTCCAGAGATTGGAGAAGACATGAAACAATTAAGGGAACTGTATTTAGATGGGACAGCTATAGAAGTGCTACCGACATCAATCAAGCATCTGACCGGACTTACTGTGCTCAATCTCAAAGACTGCAAGAACCTTTTGAGTCTGCCTGACATCATTTGTACTAGTTTGACATCCCTTCAAACTTTGACCATCTCAGGGTGTGCGAATCTTAAAGAGTTGCCAGAAAACCTTGGTTGTTTAAACTGTTTACTGGAGCTTGATGCAAGCGGGACAGCTATAAAACAGCTACCAGCATCAATCAAGGATCTGACCAGGCTTAGCAAGCTTTATCTCAGATATTGCAAAAACCTTTGCAGTTTGCCAGCAACCATTTGTACTAGTTTGACGTTACTTCAAATTCTCAACCTCTCAGGGTGTTCGAATCTTGACGAGTTGCCAGAGAACTTGGGGAGTTTAGAATGTTTACAGGAGCTTTATGCTGGCGGGACTGCTATAAGTGAAGTACCTGAAAGCATCTCTCAACTTTCTCAACTTGGAGAACTTGTATTGGATGATTGTAGCAAGCTTCGGTCCTGGCCAAGACTTCCATTTAGTATAAGATGGGTAAGGGCACATAATTGTCCCTTGTTGGAGGGAGCACATTCAGATAAAATAATGGTATGGAATTCAACTGCTGCTGGATTTAGTTTTATAGATCGCCGAAGTGATAAAACCAAAGGTCAGGCATATTGGCTACCGCCTAAATATCTTTTGAGGGAGTCCTATCAAACATACTTTgag GATTCAATTCATCGCAGTACTATGTTAGAATATTCTTATCGATCAAATAAAATTCCAGCATGGTTGAGCCGTCAGAGTACTGAATCCAGTGTAGCAATCCCACTGCCTCGTGATGTTGATGGTATAAGTAAATGGATGGGACTTGCTCTATGTTTTGTCTGTGTAGCTGCACAGAAGCATGATAATTTGGAAGATGAGCCAGAATTTGATGAGAAATCGCAATCAAACCTCACTCGCAATTTCCGCATTGATCTCTATACAACTGAAGATCCTCATGAACGTCCCCAAGTGCTTAATTACGGTGATCTTGATTTCACTGGACCATTTATACATTGGTTGTATATACCACGAACTGGCCTTGAAGAATGTTCAAATAAACGCTTCATCCGAGCTTTGATTACACCTGATAGCCCAGAAGTAAAAGTGAAAGAGTGTGGGGCGAGTCAAATAAACTCGGAACACGTGACCACATTTGTCAGTAAAATGATTAAGCACAATAAAAATTTCTGTAACGGCCATCAGcctgaagaagaagacgaaaaCGAAGATGGTATGAGAAGTGTTCCGTCGACAAGTGGGGTTCAAATTCAACAAGAATtacaaaaagaagaaactaCTAGTTCAACTCCCATTGTAGGTCAATTGAGAAGAAACGTAGTGTCATTGCTTGAAAAACTATTtgag GGATTGCGGAGGGGCCTGCCAAATATCCACGATTatggttttattttttctcGACGAGAAAAATTACAATGGTTCAGTGAACAGAGCACTACGTCTGCATGCACGGTCAACTTAACTCTACCTCCGTATCTGCATAATGATGAGAAATGGGCGGGACTTTCTCTATATGTTGTTTGCAGTCTGCCTCAAGGTGTTCAATTTGGCCGCATTTACTATGAGTGTCATTTGTATACACCTATTGAAGCTGTGGGTGTGGAAGCACTGATGCATCGACTAATGTTATGGTCCCCGTTGGATAACAATGTGGGGTCACATCGACTCCTTATTGTTCATATACCACGAGTACGTTTTCCGGAACGCTTGAATCGGTGTCGCTTCATTCAAGCTTTATTTGGATGTAGAACTCCAGGTGTGAAGGTTGAAATGTGCGGGATGCGTCTAGTATACGACCAAGACTTGAAAGGGTTAATCCAAACAATAACCCATTGCACCACCACAACGGGTCGCCCTGTTTACTACGGAACTGGTGATTTTACAGATACCAAGAAATATAATGGAATTAGTTTGGGATGTACAAGTTTGTTAATGAATTTTCTTGAAGCAGCCAAATCCACGGAGCACAGCTCAGTGAGCGAAGTTTGTCCTCGTTTCATGCCACTTGATTTTCGCCCAAAAACTGACTCTGCTGAGGAATCtcaacaagaaagaaaaagaacatcAGCTTGTCAGGATGAAGCAACAGGAAGTAATTGGGACTTTCTACGACGGGAGATTGCTCTTTCTTTAGGAATTAATTACGAATTTCTACAGCAGGAGATTGTTTGTTCTTATGGTCATGCCAACAATATAAGCTTGGATCAGAGTCGGCTCCTG GACTTCGACCGTGACTTGATATATAATTCTTGTTTCCCTCCCAATGAGATTATAGACTGGTTCGAGGGTAAAAGCAGAGATCACTCTGTAAAAGTCTCTCTACCACCAAATCTATGTGAAGACACCAATTGGAGGGGACTAGCTTTATGTGCATACTTTTCAGTCCTCGACCATTCAACTACCGACCATGAAAATTTGGATCTCGATATTTCTCACAATCTTACATGTCTTTTAGAAACTGATAAAGGTTCTCTGGATTCTCCCCATAGCTATTGCACCCCCAAGCAAGAATTCAAGTGGTTGAATCGTATGGGAGGATTCATTTGGTTGTCCTATATACCACGATGTTGGTTTTCGAATCAGTTGAATGAAGGAGGGCACCTGGAGGCTTCAATTGTAAGCGATTGTGGAAGCTTGGGTGTGCATAGGTGTGGGCTCCGTCTTATATATCTGAAAGATGAAGAAGGGCTCAAGGAGACCATAATGCACTGCATGACTTCCTTGTCTGATATTAATGAAggggaagaaaaacaaaaccagGACTGTGAGGTAGGATCATCTAGTATTACAGGCGTCGACATTGTAAATCCTCATCTTGAGAAATCAGAGCAGCCCAGTGATAAGAAATGG ATTTTTGACTGTTATTCGATCTATAATGCTTGTTTCCCTTCAAGCATCAGTCTAGAGTGGTTTGGGGATCAGAGCAATGGTTCCTCGGTAATAATTCCACTACCACcaaatttgtatagtgacactaATTGGAAAGGATTGGCTCTACGTGCTTACTTCTCCGTTGGGGAAAATCCAACTGCTGAGCTAGACAATTTGAATCGAGATATTCCCCACCATCTGATATGTCATTTGGAATCAGAAAGAGGTACAATAGAACCTCTCCATGACTACTGCACCACCAATGAAGAATTCCAGTGGTTATATTTCGGGGGATTCATTTGGGTAGCTTATATACCACGAGCATCATTTTTGGATCAGTTGAATGGATGCAGTATCCTGAAGGCTTCAATTGCAAGCGATCATGAAGCATGTAATGTGCATAGTTGTGGGCTAGGCCTTGTAAATCAGCATGATCAGGAAGAGTTTGAGGAGGCCTTATTTCACAATATGATGTTGTTGTCAGATAAGAAGGGCAAAAATAAGCAATGCGCTGAGGGTAACTCGGAATCATCTAGTAGATGTAGCAGCTACATTACGAAACCTCATCTTGAAAGATTAGTAAAGCCGAGTCACAGAAAATGG GACTTCGATCGTTTCTCTGTATACAATTCATGTTTCCCTTCAAACATAGATCTAGAGTGGTTTGGCCATCAAAGCAATGACTACTCGCTAACAATCAGTTTGCCACAAAATCTAAACATGGACAGTAATTGGCTAGGATTGGCTGTATGTGCAAACTTTGCAATCCTGGAGCATCTGACTTCTGAGATTGACAATTTGGATATCCCAGCAATTTCTCACAACCTTAGTTGTCATTTTGAATCGGACAAAGGGAATTCTCTGCATCACTACTGCACAAGCAAAGAAGAATTCATGTGGTTGCATCTAGGAGGATTCGTTTGGGTATCCTACATACCACGAGCGTGGTTTTCAGATCAGTTGAATGAATGCAGTTCCCTAGAAGCTTCAGTCGTAAGCGATCACGAGGCCTTCAGTGTCCATAAGTGTGGTCTCCGCCTACTATACCAGTATGATGAAGAAGAGTTTACTCAGGCCATATTGCAGTATATGACGTCATTGTGCGATAAGAAAGGGAAAAATAAGCAAACACCCTCATAA
- the LOC103449736 gene encoding toll/interleukin-1 receptor-like protein, which translates to MADPMTTKTSSPLPPFPTPPMKYEVFVSFRGLDTRKGFTDHLYNALVRDGIHTFRDEEQLESGKPISKELTEAIAESQIFVVVLLRNYATSTWCLHELASMVELAANDESRLILPVFYDVTPSEVRTQTGVCFEKAFAKHEKDFEGETEKVTRWKSSLTTIADLSGFDLRHYRYETQPIGQIVERIFGELNNTNHMLSNDLKDFVGTDTTTTTTKPFPTKWGRLYES; encoded by the exons ATGGCTGATCCCATGACCACCAAAACCTCGTCACCTTTGCCTCCTTTTCCGACCCCTCCAATGAAATACGAGGTTTTCGTGAGTTTTAGAGGTTTGGACACTCGGAAAGGTTTCACTGACCATTTGTACAATGCTCTAGTTCGAGACGGGATCCACACTTTCAGGGATGAAGAACAACTCGAGAGCGGAAAACCCATCTCAAAGGAACTCACCGAAGCAATCGCAGAATCGCAAATTTTCGTCGTTGTTCTTTTGAGAAACTACGCAACCTCCACATGGTGCCTGCATGAACTTGCAAGTATGGTTGAACTTGCGGCAAACGATGAGTCTAGACTGATTCTGCCGGTATTCTATGACGTGACACCGTCGGAAGTCCGAACACAGACCGGAGTTTGTTTTGAAAAGGCGTTTGCTAAACATGAAAAAGATTTCGAAGGAGAAACAGAGAAGGTGACAAGGTGGAAGAGTTCACTGACTACAATAGCCGACCTTTCAGGATTTGATCTAAGACATTATAG ATACGAGACACAACCGATTGGACAGATAGTTGAACGTATTTTCGGTGAATTGAATAACACAAATCACATGTTGTCAAATGATCTAAAGGACTTCGTTGGTAcggatacaacaacaacaacaacaaagccttttcccactaaatggggtcggctatatgaatcctag